A window of Desulfotignum phosphitoxidans DSM 13687 genomic DNA:
TTGATGGCATTGAGTACCCGGGCCGTGTTCCGGGCATGATCCAGGGTTTTTTCTTTTCCCCCCAGGCCGGGCATCCAGTATTCAGATACCTGGAATCCCGCGGCCACGGCTTTTTGGCCGCCCTTGATCTGTCCGTCTGATGTCACCCCTTTTTTAATGAACTTCAGCAGTTCATCATCCCCGGTTTCCAGACCCAGGTGAAGCCGGTCCAGGCCGGCCCTGCGGATGGCTTCCAGATCCTGTGCCGGTTTCTGGGCCGCGGTTCTGGCCCGGGCATAGGTGGTGATGCGCCGGATGTGGGGAAACGTGGTTTTCAAATAGGTCAGGGCCGCCACCAGGTCCGGGGTTTTCATGATCAGGCTGTTGGCATCCTGAATAAACGCGGTCTTTGCCCCGGCCATGAGCCAGTGCACCAGCATGGCCAGACCCGGGTGCTGTTCCAGGGCCGGTTCTTTGTTCAGCAAAGCCAGGACCCCGTCCCGGGTGACAGCACCGGACGGCCCGCCGGCTGCTTCGGACAGAGTTTTCATTTTTTCGGTCAAAGCAGCCATGGCATCGATGTCCGCCTTAATCTCCTCGACTGTTCTCAAAGAAAATTTTTCAGTCTTGTACATGCTGCAAAAGGCACAGTGATTCCACGGGCAGTTCCGGGTGAACCGCACCA
This region includes:
- a CDS encoding radical SAM protein, with amino-acid sequence MTLDQYRFETGMYRPPSEGGSASLLVRFTRNCPWNHCAFCSMYKTEKFSLRTVEEIKADIDAMAALTEKMKTLSEAAGGPSGAVTRDGVLALLNKEPALEQHPGLAMLVHWLMAGAKTAFIQDANSLIMKTPDLVAALTYLKTTFPHIRRITTYARARTAAQKPAQDLEAIRRAGLDRLHLGLETGDDELLKFIKKGVTSDGQIKGGQKAVAAGFQVSEYWMPGLGGKEKTLDHARNTARVLNAINPHYIRSRPFRAIPGTPLHQMVKDGKVTLLSANEQLAELQVMIRDLEVTGKVCFDHAMNHWQRPGGGLLLSHDYEGYQFPEEKPRLLALIEQGLAYDQPAPSLGHF